The proteins below are encoded in one region of Rhizobacter sp.:
- a CDS encoding MltA domain-containing protein: MVHHTISTNTPSAASASSNNKPMMTIPFGFRRFAAAAILGVLTACASGPVSPPPPVMTPPAVDKPGTTPPVVMQRNRSRWVKADWSELPGWESDALMEWWPALQRGCDKPPLEWARICLDARNVTPASNASARAWVQQRMQPWRVETADSATEGLITGYFEPLVEARRVAGGSFRIPLHGVPADLATRKPYWTRQQIATQPAAQAALRGNAIAFVADPLDALVLQIQGSGRLQLTEANGQRKLLRVAYAGHNDHPYRSVGKWLIDQGELRAGEASWPAIKAWARANPKRLDEMLWANPRYVFFREEALPDPALGPKGAQNVPLTPGRSIAVDAQSVPYGTPVWLDTTEPLASTPLRRLVMAQDTGSAIVGAVRADYFWGWGDTAEQQAGRMKQPLRMWALLPK, translated from the coding sequence ATGGTCCACCACACGATCAGCACCAACACCCCGAGCGCCGCCAGCGCTTCGAGCAACAACAAACCCATGATGACGATCCCGTTCGGCTTCCGCCGTTTTGCAGCGGCGGCGATTCTAGGAGTGCTCACCGCCTGCGCGAGTGGTCCTGTGAGCCCGCCGCCCCCGGTCATGACCCCGCCCGCGGTCGACAAGCCGGGCACCACACCGCCCGTGGTGATGCAGCGCAACCGCTCGCGCTGGGTGAAGGCCGACTGGTCGGAACTGCCCGGCTGGGAGTCCGATGCCCTGATGGAGTGGTGGCCGGCGCTGCAACGCGGCTGCGACAAACCGCCGCTCGAGTGGGCGCGCATCTGCCTCGACGCGCGCAACGTCACCCCGGCCTCCAACGCCTCGGCGCGCGCCTGGGTGCAGCAGCGCATGCAGCCCTGGCGCGTGGAGACGGCCGACAGTGCCACCGAAGGCCTCATCACCGGCTACTTCGAGCCGCTGGTCGAAGCCCGGCGCGTGGCGGGTGGCAGCTTCCGCATCCCGCTGCACGGCGTGCCGGCCGACCTCGCCACCCGCAAGCCCTACTGGACGCGCCAGCAGATCGCCACCCAGCCCGCTGCACAGGCCGCGCTGCGCGGCAACGCCATCGCCTTCGTGGCCGACCCGCTCGATGCGCTGGTGCTGCAGATCCAGGGCTCGGGCCGCCTGCAGCTCACCGAAGCCAACGGCCAGCGCAAGCTGCTGCGTGTGGCCTACGCCGGGCACAACGACCACCCCTACCGCTCGGTCGGCAAGTGGCTCATCGACCAGGGCGAGCTGCGCGCGGGTGAAGCCTCCTGGCCCGCCATCAAGGCCTGGGCGCGGGCCAACCCGAAGCGGCTCGACGAGATGCTGTGGGCCAACCCGCGCTACGTCTTCTTCCGCGAAGAAGCCCTGCCCGACCCGGCGCTCGGCCCCAAGGGCGCGCAGAACGTGCCGCTCACGCCCGGCCGCTCCATCGCGGTCGACGCGCAGAGCGTGCCCTACGGCACCCCCGTCTGGCTCGACACCACCGAGCCGCTCGCGAGCACGCCGCTGCGCCGCCTGGTGATGGCGCAAGACACCGGCAGCGCGATCGTCGGCGCGGTGCGGGCCGACTATTTCTGGGGCTGGGGCGACACCGCCGAGCAGCAGGCCGGCCGCATGAAGCAGCCGCTGCGCATGTGGGCCTTGTTGCCGAAGTGA
- the rpe gene encoding ribulose-phosphate 3-epimerase: MSTPTYRIAPSILSADFARLGEEVRNVIAAGADWIHFDVMDNHYVPNLTFGPMICEALRKHAARADGTAVPIDVHLMVQPVDSLAQAFCKAGADLVSFHPDASTHVDRTLQLIKAEGKQAGLVFNPAEPLDVLEWVIDKVDLILIMSVNPGFGGQSFIPSALRKIEQARKIIEKSGRDIRLEVDGGIKVDNIRQVADAGADTFVAGSAIFGKPDYKGVIDAMRMQLAR, encoded by the coding sequence ATGAGCACGCCCACCTACCGCATCGCCCCCAGCATCCTCTCTGCCGATTTCGCCCGCCTGGGCGAGGAGGTGCGCAACGTGATCGCGGCCGGCGCCGACTGGATCCATTTCGACGTGATGGACAACCACTACGTGCCCAACCTGACCTTCGGGCCGATGATCTGCGAGGCGCTGCGCAAGCACGCCGCGCGCGCCGATGGCACCGCGGTGCCGATCGACGTGCATTTGATGGTGCAGCCGGTCGACTCGCTCGCGCAGGCCTTCTGCAAAGCGGGGGCGGACCTGGTGAGCTTCCACCCCGACGCCAGCACGCACGTGGACCGCACGCTGCAGCTCATCAAGGCCGAGGGCAAGCAAGCCGGGCTCGTGTTCAACCCGGCCGAGCCGCTCGATGTGCTGGAGTGGGTGATCGACAAGGTCGACCTCATCCTGATCATGAGCGTCAACCCCGGCTTCGGCGGGCAGAGCTTCATTCCGAGCGCGCTCAGGAAGATCGAGCAGGCCCGCAAGATCATCGAGAAGAGCGGGCGCGACATCCGCCTCGAAGTCGACGGGGGCATCAAGGTCGACAACATCCGCCAGGTGGCCGATGCCGGCGCCGACACCTTCGTGGCCGGCAGCGCGATCTTCGGCAAGCCCGACTACAAGGGTGTGATCGACGCGATGCGCATGCAGCTGGCGCGCTGA
- the apaG gene encoding Co2+/Mg2+ efflux protein ApaG, translating to MAKPEFTCSVSVRPLPEQADPEQGVHAYAYTIQIVNTGDITAQLIARHWVITDARGHVEEVRGLAVVGQQPLLKPGERFEYTSWTRIHTPQGSMRGTFFCMTEDARPFDAAVPEFSLSVPSTLH from the coding sequence ATGGCCAAGCCCGAATTCACCTGCAGCGTCAGCGTGCGCCCCCTGCCTGAACAGGCAGACCCCGAGCAAGGCGTGCATGCCTATGCGTACACCATCCAGATCGTCAACACCGGCGACATCACCGCACAGCTCATCGCGCGCCATTGGGTGATCACCGATGCACGCGGCCACGTCGAAGAAGTGCGCGGGCTCGCCGTCGTCGGCCAGCAGCCGCTGCTGAAACCAGGCGAGCGTTTCGAGTACACGAGCTGGACGCGGATCCACACACCGCAAGGCAGCATGCGCGGCACCTTCTTCTGCATGACCGAAGACGCACGGCCTTTCGACGCGGCCGTGCCCGAGTTCTCGCTGTCGGTCCCGTCGACCTTGCATTGA
- a CDS encoding chalcone isomerase family protein, translating into MRKLIIATALSLAAAGSALADTTQVGGVKYDNAIQSGNTTLVLNGAGVRYKAVFKVYAAGLYLTKKANTTEDVLRTPGAKRVHIVMLREINAGELGKLFTRGMEDNAPKDEFSKSVAGTLKLSELFFRIKKLNAGDSFSVDWTPGTGTMIYVNGKPTIEPIKEPEFFSALVKIWLGQSPADANLKDALLGKAPALPPNS; encoded by the coding sequence ATTCGCAAGCTCATCATCGCCACCGCCTTGTCGCTGGCTGCCGCTGGCAGCGCCCTGGCCGACACCACCCAGGTCGGCGGTGTGAAGTACGACAACGCCATCCAGTCGGGCAACACCACGCTCGTGCTCAATGGCGCGGGCGTGCGCTACAAGGCGGTGTTCAAGGTCTATGCCGCCGGCCTCTACCTCACGAAGAAAGCCAACACCACCGAAGACGTGCTGCGCACGCCCGGCGCGAAGCGTGTGCACATCGTGATGCTGCGCGAGATCAACGCCGGTGAACTCGGCAAGCTCTTCACCCGCGGCATGGAAGACAACGCACCGAAGGACGAGTTCTCGAAGTCGGTGGCCGGCACGCTCAAGCTGAGCGAGCTCTTCTTCCGCATCAAGAAGCTCAATGCCGGTGACTCGTTCTCGGTCGACTGGACGCCGGGCACCGGCACCATGATCTATGTGAACGGCAAGCCGACCATCGAGCCGATCAAGGAGCCCGAGTTCTTCTCGGCGCTCGTGAAGATCTGGCTGGGCCAGTCGCCCGCCGATGCCAACCTGAAAGACGCGCTGCTCGGCAAGGCGCCGGCACTGCCGCCCAACAGCTGA
- a CDS encoding anthranilate synthase component I yields the protein MITELEFKSLAAEGFNRIPLMAEAFADLETPLSLYLKLAYASGSGKHSFLLESVVGGERFGRYSFIGLPARTLLRATGFRTEIVTDGKVVETHEGNPLDFISEYQKRFKVALRPGLPRFCGGLAGYFGYDAVRYIEPKLAKTEKPGGIDTPDVLLLQCEELAVIDNLSGRLYLIVYADPSQPEAYFRGKRRLAELSDKLKYSVTAPPVKRGTSHAVEREFAKEDYLAAVLKSKEYIAAGDMMQVQIGQRLKKRYTESPLSLYRALRSLNPSPYMYFYDMGDFQIVGASPEILVRQEHTPEGQKVTIRPLAGTRPRGATPEQDRALEAELSADPKERAEHVMLIDLARNDIGRIAKTGSVKVTDAFVIERYSHVMHIVSNVEGILKDGMSNLDVLKATFPAGTLTGAPKVRAMEIIDELEPVKRGIYGGACGYLSFAGDMDVAIAIRTGIVKDNTLYVQAAAGVVADSVPELEWKETEAKARALLRAAELVEEGF from the coding sequence GTGATCACCGAACTCGAATTCAAGAGCCTTGCCGCCGAAGGCTTCAACCGCATTCCGCTGATGGCCGAAGCCTTCGCGGACCTCGAAACCCCGCTCTCGCTCTACCTCAAGCTTGCCTATGCCTCGGGCAGCGGCAAGCACAGCTTCCTGCTGGAATCGGTGGTGGGCGGCGAGCGCTTCGGACGCTATTCGTTCATCGGCTTGCCGGCGCGCACGCTGCTGCGCGCCACCGGCTTTCGCACCGAGATCGTCACCGACGGCAAGGTGGTCGAGACGCACGAGGGCAACCCGCTCGACTTCATCTCCGAGTACCAGAAGCGTTTCAAGGTGGCGCTGCGCCCGGGCCTGCCGCGTTTTTGCGGCGGCCTGGCCGGCTACTTCGGCTATGACGCGGTGCGCTACATCGAGCCCAAGCTCGCGAAGACCGAGAAGCCGGGTGGCATCGACACACCCGACGTGCTGCTGCTGCAGTGCGAAGAGCTGGCGGTGATCGACAACCTGTCGGGCCGGCTCTACCTCATCGTCTACGCCGACCCGTCGCAGCCCGAGGCCTACTTCCGAGGCAAGCGCCGGCTGGCCGAGCTCTCCGACAAGCTCAAGTACAGCGTGACCGCACCGCCCGTGAAGCGCGGCACGTCGCACGCGGTGGAGCGCGAGTTCGCGAAGGAGGACTACCTCGCCGCGGTGCTCAAGTCGAAGGAGTACATCGCGGCCGGCGACATGATGCAGGTGCAGATCGGCCAGCGGCTGAAGAAGCGCTACACCGAGTCGCCGCTCAGCCTGTACCGCGCGCTGCGCTCGCTGAACCCGTCGCCCTACATGTACTTCTACGACATGGGTGACTTCCAGATCGTCGGCGCCTCGCCTGAGATCCTGGTGCGGCAGGAGCACACGCCCGAGGGCCAGAAGGTGACGATCCGCCCGCTGGCCGGCACGCGGCCTCGCGGTGCCACGCCCGAGCAGGACAGGGCGCTGGAAGCCGAGCTCAGCGCCGACCCGAAGGAGCGTGCCGAGCACGTGATGCTGATCGACCTGGCGCGCAACGACATCGGCCGCATCGCCAAGACCGGTAGCGTGAAGGTGACCGACGCCTTCGTGATCGAGCGCTACTCGCACGTGATGCACATCGTGAGCAACGTCGAAGGCATCCTGAAAGACGGGATGAGCAACCTCGACGTGCTCAAGGCGACCTTCCCGGCCGGTACGTTGACCGGTGCGCCCAAGGTGCGGGCGATGGAAATCATCGACGAGCTGGAGCCGGTCAAGCGCGGCATCTACGGCGGCGCCTGCGGCTACCTGAGCTTCGCGGGCGACATGGATGTGGCAATCGCCATCCGCACCGGCATCGTCAAGGACAACACGCTGTACGTGCAGGCCGCGGCGGGTGTCGTGGCCGACTCGGTGCCCGAGCTGGAATGGAAAGAAACCGAAGCGAAGGCGCGGGCCTTGCTGCGCGCCGCTGAACTCGTCGAGGAGGGCTTCTGA
- the cysE gene encoding serine O-acetyltransferase: MNAPVDPIWQALRTDASQLASAEPVLARLLHAVILDQPSLEAALAELLAHKLAFAELPVDDLRTLVRDALQAEPQIGQLARADLAAIGERDPAAGSSVNPVLNHKGFHALQTHRIAHWYWGRNRKALAQCLQGRASEVFAVDIHPAAVVGAGVFIDHATGVVIGETAVVGDNVSILQGVTLGGTGKETGDRHPKIGRGVLLSAGAKVLGNIRVGDGAKVGAGSVVLDEVPPHKTVVGVPARVVGTPRVDQPALDMDQHIDLDGGG; the protein is encoded by the coding sequence ATGAACGCTCCGGTCGATCCGATCTGGCAGGCACTGCGCACCGACGCCTCTCAGCTCGCGAGCGCCGAGCCGGTGCTCGCGCGACTGCTGCACGCGGTGATCCTCGACCAACCTTCGCTGGAAGCTGCACTGGCGGAGCTGCTGGCCCACAAGCTCGCGTTTGCCGAGCTGCCCGTCGACGACCTGCGCACGCTCGTGCGCGATGCGCTGCAGGCCGAGCCGCAGATCGGCCAGCTCGCCCGCGCCGACCTCGCCGCCATCGGCGAGCGCGACCCGGCCGCCGGGTCGAGCGTCAACCCCGTCCTCAATCACAAGGGCTTCCACGCGCTGCAGACGCATCGCATCGCGCATTGGTACTGGGGCCGCAACCGCAAGGCGCTCGCGCAGTGCCTGCAGGGACGCGCGTCGGAAGTGTTCGCGGTCGACATCCACCCGGCGGCCGTGGTCGGGGCCGGTGTCTTCATCGACCACGCCACCGGCGTCGTGATCGGCGAGACGGCGGTGGTGGGTGACAACGTCTCCATCCTGCAAGGCGTGACGCTCGGCGGCACCGGCAAGGAGACGGGCGACCGCCACCCGAAGATCGGCCGCGGCGTGCTGCTCAGTGCCGGGGCCAAGGTGCTCGGCAACATCCGCGTCGGCGACGGCGCCAAGGTGGGCGCGGGCAGCGTGGTGCTCGACGAGGTGCCGCCGCACAAGACGGTGGTGGGTGTGCCGGCGCGCGTGGTGGGCACGCCGCGTGTCGATCAGCCGGCGCTCGACATGGACCAGCACATCGATCTCGACGGCGGCGGCTGA
- a CDS encoding aminodeoxychorismate/anthranilate synthase component II — MLLMIDNYDSFTFNLVQYFAELGEDVRVFRNDEITLEGISELKPDQLVLSPGPCSPAEAGICVSAIQHFTGKLPILGVCLGHQAIGAALKGKIIRAKTQMHGKTDVITTDKRGVYSDLPEKFTVIRYHSLVIERATLPKELEITSTSQDDEIMGVRHTALAGTKTPLEGVQFHPESILTEHGHAMLKNFLELKN, encoded by the coding sequence ATGCTGCTCATGATCGACAACTACGACAGCTTCACCTTTAACTTGGTGCAGTACTTCGCCGAGTTGGGTGAAGACGTCCGCGTCTTCCGCAATGACGAGATCACGCTCGAAGGCATCAGCGAGTTGAAGCCCGACCAGCTGGTGCTGTCGCCCGGCCCATGCTCACCCGCCGAAGCCGGCATCTGCGTGAGTGCGATCCAGCACTTCACCGGCAAGCTGCCCATCCTGGGGGTGTGCCTGGGCCACCAGGCCATTGGGGCGGCACTGAAGGGCAAGATCATCCGCGCGAAGACGCAGATGCACGGCAAGACCGATGTCATCACGACGGACAAGCGTGGTGTGTACAGCGACCTGCCGGAGAAGTTCACCGTCATTCGCTACCACTCGCTGGTGATCGAGCGGGCGACGCTGCCGAAAGAGCTGGAGATCACCTCGACTTCGCAAGACGACGAGATCATGGGCGTGCGGCACACCGCGCTGGCCGGCACGAAGACGCCGCTGGAAGGTGTGCAGTTCCATCCCGAGTCCATCCTCACCGAGCATGGG
- the gph gene encoding phosphoglycolate phosphatase (PGP is an essential enzyme in the glycolate salvage pathway in higher organisms (photorespiration in plants). Phosphoglycolate results from the oxidase activity of RubisCO in the Calvin cycle when concentrations of carbon dioxide are low relative to oxygen. This enzyme is a member of the Haloacid Dehalogenase (HAD) superfamily of aspartate-nucleophile hydrolase enzymes (PF00702).): MLRPLTEFKAAIVDLDGTMIDTLGDFDVALNAMLDDLSLSRVDRAFIEHTVGKGSEHLIRSTLAHVGSEASAFGAAWARYQHHYLRINGEHAAVYPGVREGLQAMQSRGLVLACLTNKPTAFARPLLEKKGLDGYFAQVFGGDAFERRKPDPLPLLKTCEALGVPPSRTLMVGDSSNDARAARAAGCPVVLVSYGYNHGEPVQAVDADGVIDRLDALA; encoded by the coding sequence ATGCTGAGACCGCTGACGGAATTCAAGGCCGCGATCGTCGACCTCGACGGCACGATGATCGACACGCTGGGGGACTTCGACGTCGCCCTCAACGCCATGCTCGACGACTTGTCACTGTCGCGCGTGGACCGTGCGTTCATCGAGCACACCGTGGGCAAAGGCTCGGAGCACCTGATCCGCAGCACGCTGGCGCATGTGGGCAGCGAGGCCTCGGCCTTCGGCGCCGCGTGGGCGCGCTACCAGCACCACTACCTGCGCATCAACGGCGAGCATGCGGCGGTGTACCCGGGTGTGCGCGAGGGCCTGCAGGCCATGCAGTCACGAGGCCTCGTGCTGGCCTGCCTCACCAACAAGCCGACCGCCTTCGCGCGGCCGCTGTTGGAGAAGAAAGGCCTTGACGGCTATTTCGCGCAGGTCTTCGGCGGCGATGCGTTCGAGCGCAGGAAACCCGACCCCTTGCCGTTGCTCAAGACCTGCGAGGCGCTGGGCGTGCCGCCCTCACGCACGCTGATGGTGGGCGATTCGAGCAACGACGCGCGTGCCGCACGTGCCGCCGGCTGCCCGGTGGTGCTGGTGAGTTACGGCTACAACCACGGCGAGCCGGTGCAGGCCGTCGACGCCGATGGCGTGATCGACCGGCTCGACGCCCTGGCCTGA